A genomic region of Christiangramia sp. OXR-203 contains the following coding sequences:
- the hemE gene encoding uroporphyrinogen decarboxylase yields the protein MIKNDLFLKALRGESVERPPVWMMRQAGRYLPDFMKLKEKYDFFTRCRTPELATEITVMPIRQVGPDAAILFSDILVVPQAMSIEVEMKPGVGPWLPNPVDTPAKVEQVIVPDVQETLGYVFDAIKLTKQELNDEVPLIGFAGSPWTILCYCVQGQGSKTFDKAKRFCFMEPIAAHKLLQKITDTTIAYLKEKVKAGVDAVQLFDSWGGLLEPNDYKEFSWQYMQQIIDALKDEVPVIAYGKGCWFALKDMSQSGAAALGVDWTCDARNARYLSGGQITLQGNFDPARLYSKPIEIKYMVNDMIKAFGKDRYIANLGHGILPNIPVDNAKAFVDAVKEYSV from the coding sequence ATGATCAAGAATGACCTTTTTTTAAAAGCACTTAGAGGTGAAAGCGTAGAACGTCCACCAGTTTGGATGATGAGACAGGCAGGAAGATATCTTCCTGATTTCATGAAGCTTAAAGAGAAATACGACTTTTTCACCCGTTGCCGTACTCCTGAACTTGCTACTGAAATTACGGTAATGCCTATTCGCCAGGTAGGTCCGGATGCAGCAATACTTTTTAGTGATATTCTTGTAGTTCCACAGGCAATGAGCATCGAGGTGGAGATGAAGCCTGGTGTTGGCCCGTGGTTGCCAAATCCAGTAGATACTCCCGCAAAAGTGGAACAGGTAATCGTACCAGATGTGCAAGAAACTCTCGGCTATGTTTTTGACGCGATCAAGCTTACAAAACAGGAATTAAATGATGAGGTACCACTTATAGGATTCGCCGGTTCTCCATGGACCATTCTATGTTACTGTGTACAGGGACAGGGATCTAAAACCTTTGATAAGGCAAAAAGATTCTGTTTCATGGAACCTATCGCTGCGCATAAATTACTTCAGAAAATTACTGATACTACCATCGCTTACCTGAAAGAAAAAGTAAAAGCCGGTGTAGATGCCGTGCAGCTTTTCGATTCCTGGGGAGGATTGCTGGAGCCTAATGATTACAAAGAATTCTCATGGCAATATATGCAACAGATCATCGATGCTTTAAAAGATGAAGTTCCTGTAATTGCTTACGGAAAAGGGTGTTGGTTTGCCTTGAAAGATATGTCACAATCTGGAGCAGCTGCTCTTGGAGTAGACTGGACCTGTGATGCGCGAAATGCTCGTTATTTAAGTGGCGGACAGATCACTTTGCAAGGGAATTTTGATCCTGCCAGGCTTTATTCCAAACCAATCGAAATTAAATACATGGTGAACGATATGATCAAAGCCTTTGGAAAAGATCGTTATATCGCTAACCTTGGACATGGTATTTTACCAAATATTCCCGTGGATAATGCGAAAGCTTTCGTAGACGCTGTTAAGGAATATAGTGTATAA
- a CDS encoding uroporphyrinogen-III synthase has product MPTVLSTKKLALNQKELLLNSGIGFAEYDAIEIEFLNFDLPELTIQNAIFTSKNSLKAIRSKNLNIINCFCVGKKTAMLAKQMGYNVLETTAYAHELANNIIHNYPDREFQFFCGHSRLDELPKILQQQNIALQEIKVYKTTLNIQEFHSDYDGILFYSPSGVKSYTSKNTIDSIAFCIGDTTASEAKKHTTSIVTPGTPGIENLIAVVAKTFRKDLKHQQ; this is encoded by the coding sequence ATGCCTACCGTACTTTCCACGAAAAAACTAGCACTCAACCAGAAGGAACTACTTTTAAATAGTGGGATTGGATTCGCGGAGTATGATGCTATCGAAATAGAATTTCTGAATTTTGATCTACCAGAACTTACTATCCAGAATGCCATTTTTACCAGCAAGAATTCACTAAAAGCAATTAGATCAAAAAATTTGAATATCATCAATTGCTTTTGTGTGGGGAAGAAAACTGCAATGTTGGCGAAGCAGATGGGTTATAATGTTCTGGAAACTACAGCCTATGCTCATGAACTGGCAAATAACATCATCCACAATTATCCTGATCGGGAATTTCAGTTTTTCTGTGGGCACTCGAGACTTGATGAACTTCCGAAGATACTTCAGCAGCAAAATATAGCTCTTCAGGAAATTAAGGTTTATAAAACTACGTTGAATATCCAGGAATTTCATTCAGATTACGACGGAATTCTATTTTACAGCCCAAGTGGTGTGAAAAGCTATACCAGCAAAAATACGATTGACTCCATTGCGTTTTGTATTGGAGATACTACAGCTTCCGAAGCTAAAAAACATACTACCAGCATCGTGACTCCGGGAACTCCCGGCATTGAAAACCTGATCGCCGTGGTAGCAAAAACATTTAGAAAAGACTTAAAACATCAGCAATGA